The following coding sequences lie in one Paracidovorax avenae genomic window:
- a CDS encoding glycerate kinase has translation MNLLRRFFIPVLIALLVIAAYRSYGWQGVFAVGGGLLMWALLHFTRLMNIMRKAADRPIGYVGSAVMLNARLREGVNLMHVVAMTRSLGELLSPEGEEPERYRWTDGTQSYVTCEFRGGRLAAWELVRPVAEADAGAGGTASGASDALPPATGPSAP, from the coding sequence ATGAACCTGCTGCGCCGCTTCTTCATTCCCGTCCTCATCGCCCTGCTCGTCATCGCGGCCTACCGCTCGTACGGCTGGCAGGGTGTTTTCGCCGTCGGCGGGGGGCTGCTCATGTGGGCGCTGCTGCATTTCACGCGGCTCATGAACATCATGCGCAAGGCGGCCGACCGGCCCATCGGCTACGTGGGCAGCGCCGTCATGCTGAACGCCCGCCTGCGCGAGGGCGTGAACCTGATGCACGTGGTGGCGATGACGCGCTCGCTGGGCGAACTGCTGTCGCCCGAGGGCGAGGAGCCCGAGCGCTACCGCTGGACGGACGGCACGCAGTCATACGTGACCTGCGAGTTCCGCGGTGGCCGCCTCGCCGCCTGGGAACTGGTGCGGCCGGTGGCGGAGGCGGATGCCGGGGCCGGCGGCACGGCGAGCGGCGCTTCCGACGCGCTGCCGCCCGCCACGGGGCCGTCCGCGCCGTAA
- the radA gene encoding DNA repair protein RadA — protein sequence MAKDKTVFTCTECGGTSPRWLGKCPACGAWNTLVESVAEAGPGKNRYSTPQHAGLAQSQPVTPLSAIEAADVARTASGIEELDRVLGGGVVEGGVVLIGGDPGIGKSTLLLQALDALQRLGLPTLYVTGEESGAQVALRSRRLGLDHSQVNVLAEIQLEKILATVEATQPAVAVIDSIQTVYSDQLTSAPGSVAQVRECAAHLTRAAKTTGVSIILVGHVTKEGALAGPRVLEHMVDTVLYFEGDTHSQFRLVRAIKNRFGAVNEIGVFAMTEKGLKGVTNPSAIFLSQHSEPVPGSCVLVTLEGTRPMLVEIQALVDEGGPSPRRLSVGLDRDRLAMLLAVLHRHAGVACMDQDVFVNAVGGVRISEPAADLAVMLAITSSLRGKPLPKGFLAFGEVGLAGEVRPAPRGQERLKEAAKLGFTLAVVPKANAPKKPIEGLTIHAVERVEEAMEVVRGMG from the coding sequence ATGGCCAAAGACAAGACCGTTTTCACCTGTACCGAATGCGGGGGCACCAGCCCGCGCTGGCTCGGCAAGTGCCCCGCCTGCGGGGCCTGGAACACGCTGGTGGAGTCCGTCGCCGAGGCCGGGCCGGGCAAGAACCGCTACAGCACGCCGCAGCATGCGGGCCTGGCGCAGTCGCAGCCGGTGACGCCGCTGTCGGCCATCGAGGCCGCCGACGTGGCGCGCACCGCCAGCGGCATCGAGGAGCTCGACCGGGTGCTGGGCGGCGGGGTGGTCGAGGGCGGCGTGGTGCTCATCGGCGGCGACCCGGGCATCGGCAAGTCCACCCTGCTGCTGCAGGCGCTCGATGCGCTGCAGCGCCTGGGCCTGCCCACGCTCTACGTGACAGGCGAGGAAAGCGGCGCGCAGGTGGCGCTGCGCTCGCGCCGGCTGGGACTGGACCACAGCCAGGTCAATGTGCTGGCGGAAATCCAGCTGGAGAAGATCCTCGCCACCGTCGAGGCGACACAGCCTGCCGTCGCCGTGATCGATTCCATCCAGACCGTGTATTCCGACCAGCTCACCAGCGCGCCGGGCTCGGTGGCCCAGGTGCGCGAATGCGCGGCGCACCTCACTCGGGCAGCCAAGACCACCGGCGTGTCCATCATCCTCGTGGGCCACGTGACCAAGGAAGGCGCGCTGGCCGGTCCGCGCGTGCTCGAGCACATGGTGGACACGGTGCTGTACTTCGAAGGCGACACCCACAGCCAGTTCCGGCTGGTGCGCGCCATCAAGAACCGCTTCGGCGCGGTGAACGAGATCGGCGTGTTCGCGATGACCGAGAAGGGGCTGAAGGGCGTGACCAACCCCAGCGCCATCTTCCTGAGCCAGCACAGCGAGCCGGTGCCCGGCAGCTGCGTGCTGGTCACGCTGGAGGGTACGCGGCCCATGCTGGTGGAGATCCAGGCGCTGGTGGACGAGGGCGGCCCGAGCCCGCGCCGCCTGTCGGTGGGCCTGGACCGCGACCGCCTCGCCATGCTGCTGGCCGTGCTGCACCGCCATGCGGGCGTGGCCTGCATGGACCAGGACGTGTTCGTCAATGCCGTGGGCGGCGTGCGCATCAGCGAGCCGGCGGCCGACCTGGCCGTGATGCTGGCCATCACCAGCAGCCTGCGCGGCAAGCCCCTGCCCAAGGGGTTTCTCGCCTTCGGCGAAGTGGGGCTGGCGGGCGAGGTGCGGCCCGCGCCGCGCGGCCAGGAGCGCCTGAAGGAGGCCGCCAAGCTCGGCTTCACCCTGGCCGTGGTGCCCAAGGCCAACGCGCCCAAGAAGCCGATCGAGGGCCTGACGATCCACGCAGTGGAACGGGTGGAGGAGGCGATGGAGGTGGTCCGCGGCATGGGGTGA
- a CDS encoding 2-dehydropantoate 2-reductase yields MQVAIYGAGAIGGWLGMALSRGGADVSFVARGPTLDALRTRGLRCIRPDGTCEAAPVAAHGDPAALGAQDVVVLAVKATALPDVAARIAPLLGPETTVLTAMNGVPWWFLEGCSGPAHGRELASVDPGGTLARAVPTQRVVGGVVHASCSVDGPGIVRQHFGNRLILGEAAGGITPRLEALSALIARGGIEVEQSPRIQQDIWFKLWGNMTINPISALTGATTDRILDDELVRGFVSAVMLEAKAIGERLGLRIDQQPEDRHAVTRKLGAFKTSMLQDVEAGKPLEIDALVGAVHELGRATGVPTPHTDALLGLVRLFASNRLSLRNETRP; encoded by the coding sequence ATGCAGGTTGCGATCTATGGTGCCGGCGCCATCGGCGGCTGGCTGGGCATGGCGCTTTCGCGCGGCGGTGCCGATGTGTCTTTCGTGGCGCGGGGTCCCACACTGGACGCCTTGCGCACCCGGGGCCTGCGCTGCATCCGGCCGGACGGCACCTGCGAGGCCGCGCCCGTCGCGGCCCACGGCGATCCGGCCGCGCTCGGTGCACAGGATGTGGTCGTCCTGGCCGTGAAAGCCACCGCCCTGCCCGACGTGGCCGCGCGCATCGCCCCGCTGCTGGGCCCCGAGACCACCGTGCTCACGGCCATGAACGGCGTGCCATGGTGGTTCCTGGAGGGATGCTCCGGCCCGGCGCATGGGCGGGAGCTGGCCTCCGTGGACCCGGGCGGCACGCTGGCACGCGCCGTTCCCACCCAGCGGGTGGTCGGCGGCGTGGTGCATGCCAGCTGCTCGGTCGACGGGCCCGGGATCGTGCGGCAGCATTTCGGCAACCGGCTCATCCTGGGCGAGGCCGCCGGCGGCATCACCCCGCGCCTGGAGGCGCTCTCGGCGCTCATCGCCCGCGGCGGCATCGAGGTGGAACAGTCCCCGCGCATCCAGCAGGACATCTGGTTCAAGCTGTGGGGCAACATGACGATCAACCCCATCAGCGCCCTGACCGGCGCCACCACCGACCGCATCCTGGACGACGAGCTCGTGCGCGGCTTCGTCTCCGCCGTGATGCTGGAGGCCAAGGCCATCGGCGAGCGCCTGGGCCTGCGCATCGACCAGCAACCCGAGGACCGGCACGCGGTGACGCGCAAGCTCGGCGCCTTCAAGACATCCATGCTGCAGGACGTGGAGGCCGGCAAGCCGCTGGAGATCGATGCCCTGGTGGGTGCGGTGCACGAACTCGGCCGCGCCACCGGCGTGCCCACGCCCCACACCGATGCGCTGCTGGGCCTGGTGCGCCTGTTCGCATCCAACCGCCTTTCCCTTCGCAACGAAACCCGACCATGA